In one window of Cytophagaceae bacterium ABcell3 DNA:
- a CDS encoding pitrilysin family protein, with translation MINRTIAPEFHIPSTVDIKHAEMQSLDNGVPVFMVNAGQQDVIRLEFIFDAGSYYETTVGEAYFTVKMLAEGTAKRTASEIEELIAAHGAFIDLNSGPDRSSIELYTLNKHLPALLPLIHELLTSPSFEDNSLEKLLNITLQNIKVNLEKTAFLATRTFKSSVFGLDHPYGRSMTEENLRLINTQTLKEFFKNNYKENNYIIVASGAIQDDLTHNLNKFFGTTPKGAKKDPKQASEFPFKPKQVVIEKPESLQSSIRIGNPAIPFNHPDYFKFNLTLEIFGGYFGSRLMKNIREDKGFTYGIYSSHIVMQKAAFMVIGTDVKKENTRQTLEEIKKEIKTLQTELVGDEELLTVKNYLTGTFLNSINTPFALADKFKMVYFHDLGYDFYDQHLSSIKSITSEEILETARQYLNPEDLTEVIVGGLE, from the coding sequence ATGATCAACAGAACCATAGCACCAGAATTCCATATTCCAAGCACAGTCGATATTAAACACGCAGAAATGCAAAGCCTGGACAATGGTGTTCCGGTGTTTATGGTAAACGCAGGTCAACAGGACGTTATCAGGTTAGAGTTCATTTTTGATGCTGGTTCTTATTATGAAACAACTGTTGGAGAAGCATATTTTACTGTAAAAATGCTTGCCGAAGGGACTGCCAAAAGAACTGCATCTGAAATAGAGGAGCTGATAGCGGCACACGGTGCATTTATCGACCTCAACAGTGGGCCAGACAGAAGTAGCATTGAACTATACACATTAAACAAACACCTTCCAGCCCTTTTACCACTGATTCATGAGCTATTGACTAGTCCTTCTTTTGAGGATAATAGTCTTGAAAAACTACTTAATATAACATTACAGAACATTAAGGTAAATCTTGAGAAAACAGCTTTTCTTGCCACAAGAACCTTTAAGTCATCAGTCTTTGGCTTGGATCACCCTTACGGACGATCTATGACAGAAGAAAACCTGAGACTTATTAATACTCAAACACTTAAAGAGTTTTTTAAAAATAACTACAAAGAAAATAATTATATAATTGTTGCTTCAGGCGCCATACAGGACGATCTAACCCATAACCTAAACAAGTTTTTCGGTACAACACCCAAAGGGGCAAAAAAGGACCCAAAGCAAGCTTCTGAGTTTCCTTTTAAACCCAAACAGGTTGTAATCGAAAAACCAGAAAGCCTTCAATCGTCAATCAGAATAGGAAATCCAGCTATACCATTCAATCATCCTGATTATTTTAAGTTTAACTTAACATTAGAAATCTTTGGCGGGTACTTCGGCTCTAGGTTAATGAAAAACATTAGGGAAGACAAAGGATTTACCTACGGAATATATTCCAGCCATATAGTCATGCAAAAAGCAGCTTTTATGGTAATCGGTACTGATGTAAAAAAAGAAAACACGAGACAAACACTAGAGGAAATAAAAAAAGAAATCAAGACCCTACAAACAGAGTTAGTAGGAGACGAGGAACTTTTAACTGTAAAAAATTATCTAACAGGAACTTTCCTAAATTCCATTAACACACCTTTTGCTTTAGCAGACAAGTTTAAGATGGTATACTTTCATGACTTAGGTTATGATTTTTACGACCAGCATCTCTCTTCCATTAAATCTATTACTTCAGAAGAAATTCTTGAAACCGCAAGACAATACTTGAACCCAGAAGACCTGACAGAGGTAATTGTTGGTGGTTTAGAATAA